A window of the Radiobacillus deserti genome harbors these coding sequences:
- a CDS encoding 1,4-dihydroxy-2-naphthoate polyprenyltransferase codes for MQPIEKNDVKSTLKEKDGFHVWWRLLRPHTMTASFIPVFVGTMVASLEQSIDVLLFVAMLFASILIQVATNMFNEYYDYVRGLDNEQSVGIGGAIVRDGVAPKTVLTTAFSFYGVALLLGIYICMETSWWIAVIGAVCMLCGYLYTGGPFPISASPFGEFFAGLFMGTVIIGISYYIQIEAVSSKALLISIPVAIFIGTILLSNNIRDLKGDKENGRKTIAILVGHDAAVRLLATLFFLSFVITAVFIALGILPIWSLLTFLAIKKARDAYKGFIGKTMNIEMIPAMVSTAKTNTIYGFLLGISLIIQLIYPVSL; via the coding sequence ATGCAACCTATAGAAAAAAATGATGTAAAAAGTACACTGAAAGAAAAAGACGGGTTCCACGTTTGGTGGAGATTGTTGCGTCCACACACGATGACTGCTTCCTTCATCCCTGTCTTTGTAGGAACCATGGTCGCAAGTTTAGAACAGTCTATTGATGTTCTACTTTTTGTAGCTATGCTATTTGCTTCTATTTTAATACAAGTAGCAACTAATATGTTTAATGAATACTACGATTACGTAAGAGGATTAGATAATGAACAATCGGTAGGAATCGGAGGAGCAATTGTTCGAGACGGTGTGGCTCCAAAGACTGTACTAACCACTGCATTTTCCTTTTACGGTGTAGCACTGTTATTAGGTATTTATATTTGCATGGAGACGAGCTGGTGGATTGCTGTCATCGGAGCAGTTTGTATGCTTTGTGGGTATCTTTATACAGGCGGACCATTTCCAATATCCGCATCGCCTTTTGGAGAGTTTTTTGCAGGACTGTTTATGGGTACTGTCATTATTGGAATTAGTTATTATATTCAAATTGAAGCAGTTTCTAGTAAGGCACTATTAATCTCCATCCCCGTTGCGATTTTTATTGGAACGATTTTGCTCTCTAATAACATTAGGGATCTGAAGGGGGATAAAGAAAACGGTCGTAAAACAATTGCGATTCTTGTCGGTCATGACGCTGCAGTCCGTTTACTCGCCACTTTATTCTTCCTTAGTTTTGTAATTACCGCTGTTTTCATTGCGCTTGGGATTTTACCAATATGGTCACTCTTAACGTTCTTAGCTATTAAAAAAGCAAGAGATGCTTATAAAGGGTTTATTGGGAAAACGATGAACATTGAAATGATTCCGGCCATGGTATCCACAGCAAAAACAAATACGATTTATGGATTTTTGTTAGGCATTTCTCTTATTATTCAGTTGATTTATCCAGTCTCGTTATAA
- a CDS encoding isochorismate synthase, translating into MIETQIPMLEQALEQALSVWKVENKPQLISITEKMDAIDPFIFFDRGTKWKGKRIFWSSSQESFFLVGVGEAISIDSNNQDFLQTEEQWKSLLKEASIYNAFQVPGTGPVAFGGGSFDPDKKSTKLWKEFKETQFRIPSYLLTITNGETYVTFNAMVASDEDTVSIRQDMLLAKQYLLAEQKGLPAGPSIVQKEEIASDQWKELVEKATNEIKSGQAKKIVLAREMRVDFEEDASLSSILYQLHESQTNSFIFAFENERDCFLGASPERLVRLQDNELLSTCLAGTAPRGVTREEDEKIGAALLADEKNREEHDFVVQMIRNAVEACCEQVHVPSDPVLYPLRNLQHLYTPVQAVLKKGYSILDVVQRLHPTPALGGLPREESMMFIREFEQLDRGWYGAPIGWMDAYQNGEFAVAIRSALLQGKSASLFAGCGVVKDSEPEAEYQETMIKFTPMLSVLGGS; encoded by the coding sequence ATGATTGAGACACAGATCCCAATGCTGGAACAAGCATTGGAACAAGCTTTATCTGTATGGAAAGTGGAAAATAAGCCACAGCTTATTAGTATAACGGAAAAGATGGATGCTATCGATCCGTTTATATTTTTCGATAGGGGTACGAAATGGAAAGGAAAAAGAATTTTTTGGTCAAGCTCTCAAGAGAGCTTTTTTCTTGTAGGGGTTGGAGAAGCAATTTCCATTGATTCAAATAATCAAGATTTTCTTCAAACTGAAGAACAATGGAAATCACTCCTGAAGGAAGCTTCTATTTACAATGCTTTTCAAGTGCCTGGTACAGGACCAGTTGCTTTTGGAGGAGGATCCTTTGATCCGGACAAAAAGAGTACGAAGTTATGGAAGGAATTTAAAGAAACACAATTCCGTATCCCTTCCTATCTGTTAACGATTACTAACGGTGAAACATATGTAACGTTTAATGCGATGGTAGCGTCGGATGAAGATACCGTTTCAATTAGACAGGATATGCTACTTGCCAAACAATATCTTTTAGCAGAACAAAAAGGATTACCTGCAGGGCCAAGTATTGTTCAGAAAGAGGAAATAGCTTCAGACCAATGGAAAGAGTTAGTGGAAAAAGCCACTAATGAGATAAAAAGTGGACAAGCTAAAAAAATAGTATTAGCTCGTGAAATGCGAGTGGATTTCGAAGAAGATGCCTCATTATCCTCTATTCTTTATCAATTGCATGAAAGTCAAACCAATAGCTTTATCTTTGCTTTTGAGAATGAGAGAGACTGCTTTTTAGGCGCATCTCCCGAACGACTTGTTAGACTTCAGGATAATGAATTACTATCCACCTGTCTTGCTGGCACAGCACCGAGAGGAGTTACTAGGGAAGAAGACGAGAAAATCGGAGCAGCACTATTAGCGGATGAAAAAAACCGAGAAGAGCATGACTTCGTTGTGCAGATGATTCGAAACGCTGTGGAAGCATGCTGTGAACAGGTTCATGTACCAAGTGATCCCGTTTTATATCCATTGCGCAACCTTCAGCATCTATACACACCAGTTCAGGCGGTGTTAAAGAAAGGATATTCCATTTTAGATGTAGTACAAAGACTCCATCCTACTCCAGCCCTCGGTGGACTTCCAAGGGAAGAGTCGATGATGTTTATTAGAGAGTTCGAGCAATTAGACCGTGGCTGGTATGGAGCACCTATTGGATGGATGGACGCTTATCAAAATGGAGAATTCGCTGTTGCTATTCGTTCTGCACTCCTTCAAGGGAAGTCCGCCTCTTTATTTGCGGGATGTGGGGTTGTAAAAGACTCGGAGCCAGAAGCGGAATACCAAGAGACAATGATTAAATTCACCCCAATGCTTTCAGTTTTAGGAGGATCATAA